The window AAGAAGAGCAAAAAGCATACTTCCGAAGAGCTTTTCAGCTGATTTGGTCACCACCTGTGTAATCCGGTCCACAGGGATCTTTAACAGCTGAAAATAGTCGTCAGCTACTATGATTTGCCTTGGATTCCGTTGTGTGGCAAATGGAAGGTGCAAGAGTACATGGCCAACGCGACGTAGGGTGTTTGGATCACGAGCAAACCATCCTGAAGGAAATATCTATTGATCAGAATCAGCTTAACCGCTCATATAATAGTGCTTAATGTAAATTTCCATATAAATGAAGTCATCTTGCAATATAAGTATATGACAATCAAAACCTACTATATATAAGATCCAAATTATTAGACCACAAAGGTCTAATTGACACATGTATATGTATCCATACCAACAGAGTCAAGACTAGAAGATACTGGTATGATCCCTGTGTTTGAAATGGCCCCATGTGAAGATTTGAATCCAAGAACGCCACAGTATCCAGCAGGCACTCTTACCCCGCCGATTGTGTCGATGCCTGCAATGATTCAatcatatttttatgaaaactgAACCAGAACCAGTAAGCGATAGAGATTTTAGAAATCAATGAGAGGGGCCAATGAACAGACTATCTTTACTATATAGCCATAAGAGTCTAAATTAAGCAATTATATTAGAGGCCTAATCAGCTAAAAGTGAGGTTATAATATGTTATGCTTATACATAAAGGTTGGGGTGTGATTCATACAGCTTATTCTGAGCTTTCACTATCTCGTTTACGATGACAGCAAAATGAATGCAGAAGTGTTCTTATTTATGGTGATAACATCATCTTGTTTAGAAATGCAAATGGTGGCAGCTTTGATGAAAATGTCATGTAAATACTAAACAAGTTTAGGATATTTTTAGGGCCTTCCTAGAGGAATATAACTGTCAACCATGTTTTGTTACCAAAGCTTAGGGTTACTTTGCACCACATTGTCCTAGCAAGGAAAAAAAGGGTATATACTGAACTAACCTAAGGCAAAATCCACGGCGTTAGTAGCTACGGCAACAGCAGCTCCACTGCAAGCGCCACCAGGGATACGATCATGAGCAGCAGGATTTGTGGGAGACTCGTAATGCTTGTTTTCTCCACTGATACTGAAGAAAACAAAGGGGTCAAAATGCTTGAACCAAAATCGTAACGCTTGTTTTCTCcactaaaaaatataaaaaatttcacACTGGAATCCCAAACTGGTAAACTACATGTCCTTTTCTGAATTTCAACATAGGTAACAATTTCGCATATGtaatagaaagagagagacaaaCCTAAAGGAAAGTTCATCAACTACAGTTTTGCCAACGCAAGTGGCTCCGCCTTCAACGAGAGTTGAAACCACAGGACACGTTGAAGAAGCAGCTTCATGCGTCCTGACCCAATCTGGATGACCAAAGCCAGTCACGTAGCCTGTAACATCGAATCTGTAAAACAGATGAGAACGAAAAGAAAGAGCAAGCTCAGCATTTTGAACCTTTTGCAAAGTAAAAAAAGTTCATACATGAGAATGAGATATGCACATAAACTACTAGTCAATCAACATATTCTGTAAGTGGACTCCAGGATCAGTAGAGGTCAAACACTCTCTAGGGAAATTAAAATCACCTAAGCATCCAAACATACAACTTTATTCTATGATCTCATCCTATCTCCAAAGATCCAAACCCTAGTGTCTACCGATGATAGTAACAGATTAAAGATTCATATCTCTATATTCATTCACAGGAGAAGTCCATTTGAACATTTGAGCTATAACAAACAAATTCTCAGTATAATTGCTCAAAATGAATCTCGGAAGTTCACGAAAAGTCAACAAATCTCTCACAAACAGTTTCATACTAGTCAGCAAATATTCTTCACCTAAATCCCCAAAATATCACAAGAGACATATGAAGCTGAAGAGGGAAGGGAAACAGGTGTGTACAGTGACTTACACGTCGGAGATGGCGAAGGAGAGACCGGTGAGAGGATGAGGAGCTTTGGGAGGAGCAGGCTGCGGCGGAGGAAGCAGGAGGAGCTTGTCGATAAAGGCGCCGAAATCTTCACGGATGGTTTTCTTGAGCTTCTTAGCAGCCAAGAGGATCCCGGCGATGCCTAAACCAAGAAGCACCCAGAGATTCGAAGCGTGAGACGCCATCGATGACTGCTTTGCTtaagataagagagagagaccctAAGGAGGAAGAAAGagttttgttttgtgtgtgttttgcgTTTCTTGAGGTTTATTCCCGTTCTACccccaaaaatatattatttatttaattgattatataaataaatttattttgagaaaaaaaaaagaaaaaacaagatgAGAGTTTGAGATTGAGATGACGTAAGCTCAACAGAAGTGATCACTTCCTCCTTGTTTCTCTCTTTACATATCAACAAATATCTAATTCACTTTGGCTTTATCCTCCTCCTTATCCTTAACCCTGATAATGGCAGATCAGACCAAGAATATCAATTCTCCTGGGATCTTCGAGCTAAACAATGGATCCTTGCAGGTCAAGATCTCTAATTTTGGCGCCACCATCACCTCCTTGTCTGTCCCCGACAAGAACggttccttctccttctcccttcctcttttttttgtttatgtattCCTTTTTTTCTCCAAGTCCCAATTAATCATCTGATGATCgagtttgatttttaaaaattgaaggGAAACTGGCTGATGTTGTTCTCGGATTCGACTCGGTGGATCCTTATGTGGTAATACTTCTCTTCAAATTCACCTAACTATTTCATTGATGTACCACACGGTTTTCATTAGATCTGATTAGAAGAACTAAAAAAAGAGTTCTGATCAATGGCTATTAAAGCTATCTGTTCTCAAACTCTCACCCATGTGGTTTCTGTTGTCTGAATTGGTCAATAGAGTACTtatgaacaacaacaacaggtGTGTCTGAAATACTTCTGAATCATATTGTTAAGAAGTATATATGATCATGCCTGTTGTGGTGCTCTTGTTGTAattaattctttctttttttttatgatagctgaagttacaataaaaataatctGGATTCTGTAACAGTGGTTTTGAATTTGTTTGTGTGATTTTATCTATGAATCTGAATTATATGATTGTTACAGAACGGGCTTGCACCATACTTTGGTTGCATAGTTGGTCGTGTAGCAAATCGGATCAAAGAAGGCAAGTTTAGTCTCAATGGAGCTGACTACACTTTGCCCATCAACAACGGTCCCAATAGCCTCCACGGTTAATATAACCCTTCTTCTTTCCTCTATATGATTCTGCACCTCTCCAGTGAACTTAATCGGATGTGTAACAACATAAATATTACTCTTATCTTCAGGTGGTAACAATGGTTTCGATAAGAAGACATGGGAAGTCGCAGGACACAAGAAAGACGGTGACAAACCTTTCATCACTTTCAAATATCACAGCGCCGATGGAGAAGAAGGttgttagaaaataaatatatatattctacatGAGATTGGATaagctaaatatataatatgtgtTGTAACGTTTAATAGGTTATCCCGGTGCGGTTACTGTCACGGCCACGTACACTCTCACGTCAGCAACAACCATGAGACTTGACATGGAGGCAGTTCCTGAGAACAAAGACACTCCAATCAGCTTAGCTCAGCATACATACTGGAACTTATCGGGTCACGACTCAGGAAACATTCTTGACCACAGGATCCAAATCTGGGGTTCTCATATCACCCCCGTGGATCAACACTCAGTCCCTACAGGTGAGCTCTTGCCGGTGAAAGGAACTCCATTCGATTTCACCGAGGAGAAACGTATAGGCGAGCGTATTGGAGAGGTGGGGATAGGATATGATCACAACTACGTGTTGGACTGTGCTGATCAAGAGAAGGACGGGCTGAAACACGCGGCGAAGCTAAGAGACGGTGAGAGCTCAAGGGTGATGGACTTGTGGACCGATGCTCCTGGGGTGCAGTTTTATACGGGGAACTATGTGGATGGAGTGGTGGGGAAAGGGAATGCGATTTATGGGAAGCATGCAGGTGTGTGCCTTGAGACGCAGGGGTTCCCGAACGCGATTAACCAGAAGAGTTTCCCGTGTGTTGTGGTCAAGGCTGGTGAGAAGTATAAGCACACGATGTTGTTTGAGTTTTCAGCTTGAGTGACACTGGTGGTATTAGATGAAAGTGTTTTAGCCTTTTACGTGTTAGATGTTGGAATAAAGAGCCGGTTCAGTGATGGAACCGGAAAGAGAGTGAttgtaatttgatttttttttttgctactaAAATCAAACTTGATCTTCCACATTGATTTGTTTGGCtaataatcattttattattttattgatttatttggCTAGTTGTGATATATAATAAGTTATTTTGAGTGTATAGGATAAAATTAGATATTTTGGATATAAAATACCCAACTAAACAGTAAccaatattattttcagataaaatTATCTGGTTCAAACAACATGTAATtagtatttttgattatttttggatcaatttaaataatttagatataaaatgcctaatatttttaaataatttttaattacaaGGATACCCAATTATTTTTTGGCTCTTACACATTATAACCAATTTAGGAGGATTCTACTCAAATTGACTTGGTTTTTATAATATTCGgaaaaaaatttatttcaaaacCGAAAAAGCTATATGACATAACCAAATGCAATGCCTAATATGTTCTACCTGCAACTAATTCTAGGTATTTGGGAGACCAATCAGAGTTCAGATTCAATCAGATTCTGAGTTTTTGGATTTACGAATTTCAGGTTCGGATATTATAAAAGTCCAATTAGAATTTCGTTTAGATTTAGTCGGGTTCAGTTCAAGtttggtaatatttttttaaaaaatggttgAACCCAAtataattttggatttttaatcttaattaGGTTTTCGGTTCCAAACTATTGTTTTGTACTTAGTTAAACccgaaaactaaataaatattcaGTGAAACAaagatcaaaaataaaaataaaaatgaaatgaaaataaGTAATGTTTTTGTCACGACTCTTTTTTTGTTATAGTGTAATTTTTGACAATTCAAATTAGGGAgcaaaaataatgaaattagaGAACAAGCTCAAAAACTATATGCAAACACATCATATCCAATATAAAAGAAGTGAATACACTTAAAATCCAATAATTCCGACTATACAAAAGAAGAAGAGCATCATGTACTATATTAAGCTAAGTATTTGGATTAATTATTGATATAATTGATACTTGTTTTAAGTACTTAATGAGATTTTATAGCATTTTGTGTATTTattcgagtttgagtttggtatgagcatttttgtagatttttgaatttttgaattttttcggATATATATTCGTACTCACccaaaataccataaaacatttttttttttttgaataataccATAAAACATGTTTCAGCTGATGTTCATGTCGAATTCCATTCGATTCTGATTCATTTTTACTGGGCCtggtttgggtttggttcaAGTTTTCGGGTTAGTTTTATTTATCCAACCCCTAGCGAGTAGCGACAACAAGCTTTTTACTAGACTTGGGGAGGTAAGGGGTATTTTGGTATTTCCACTATCAGCACGCGAAAAGCCTCCGTCACCAAAGCTTGAAGAACGTATTTTACTGTGGCATTGGTTTTACTTTATACTACTGTCATCACATACACAATTGATCTCATCTCCCTCCACTCCAATCCTCCCCTATCCCTGAGAATCGATTCTTCTTGCTATGAAGAGAAAAAAGTTGCCAGAGGGAGAGGAGATCCACCAAACTCAGAGCAAGAAGAGTAGCTTCTCCAAGTCCCTGTCCCCAGGACAAAACTGGAAATCGAAATCCATGGtacactcccccccccccccccccccccccctctttTAGATGGAGCTGCTGCTctgattattatattatatttatagttcTGGTGTTGCTGTTTCTGTGGGTTTCTTTAAAAAGAGGATTATTCCTGAAGAGATATTGAGAAGCAACCCTGAGGCTTTTGAACACAGAGTGGTGTTCACTGCTCCTTGGAACAATTCTTGGCAGCTCTGGCTCCAGGGAGACAAGAATTGTCTGTTTATGATCAAAGAAGATTGGAATGAGTTTGTTGATGACAACCTTTTAGCTTCAGATGATACTCTGCGCTTCACACATCAAGGCACTATGTATTTCCAAGTCCGGATCTTCAAGAAAGATGGTAAAGAGATCCTCTCTGCACCTCTTGAAGTTGAACCACCCCATAATTCTCACCAGGAGCCAACCACTGTCTCTGGTAAGAGTATTCAGATCGAAAGAAATCATCTTTATGCTCTTCAAAGAAACTATCTATCCCAAAGATtgactcttttctttttgtttaattgtATTGGCGACTGAACAACTTTCAGCAAGTGGAGGAGGGAGACAGAGTTTTGCTCATGTGGGAAACCCTGAGCGTTACCTCTTGAATCCCAACAACCCTTACTTTGAGAAGACGCTCACCAAAACTAACACTGCCCTGGTAAAATTCAGTTGCAGCATTCTTCAGTTTCTTTACTGCTTTTTTTTTAGGTTGATCTTTAGTTATAAAGCTAAGACTTGTCTTCTTTTTTAATACTTGTACCGAGTAGTATGTGAGTAGTCCGGTGGTTAAGAAGTATGAGTTGGAGTTTGGTCCCCGCAATTCCTCTATGCACTTCCTTCTCCCTGACGGAAACAAACTGGAGGGATTCAATAAGATTTACAGCGGTTTACATGCTTTCCTTGGCTGGGCAAATGTATGCCAAAAGTACAACCTCAAACAAGGAGACACTGTGGTTTGTGAATTTGAACTCTCAGGACGTGTGGTTATTGCTGTTAGAGTGCATTTCGCCACTGCCTCTAACTCTGGTAAGAAAATAAATCATCTTCATGGTctttaaaactcaaaaaaacTAAGCTTTGACCCTTTTCTGTATTTGTGTATTGGTTTAACGTATTTTTCAGCAAGTGGAAGACAAACTAGTCGAGGGAGGGAGAGTTTTGATCATGTTGAAAGCCCTGAGAGATACCTCTTTAATCCCAACAACCCTTACTTTGAGAAGACGCTCACCAAAACAAACAGTGTTCTGGTAAAATTTTGTAGCATTCTTCAGTTTCTTTACACCTTTTTACTTTGTTCTGTTTACTTGTTTCATTTAAAGCTAAGACTTggtctttttgttttctcttcatATTTGTACAAATAGTATGTGAGTCCTCCGGTGATTAAGAAGTATGGCTTGGAGTTTGGTCCTCATAGTTCCTCCATAGACTTCCTTCTTCCCGATGGAAGCAAAATGGAGGGCTTCACCAAGAGTTACGGCGGTTTATATGGTTTCCTGGGATGGGCAGCTGTATGTCAAAAGTACAACCTCAAACCAGGAGACTCTGTGGTTTGTGAATTTGAACTCTCAAGAGGTGTGGTTTCAGCTGTTAGAGTGCATTTCGTGAATTAATGACAGGACAACTCTAGTCTCCTTCTTATGAGTCAGGCTTTACCAACCTATTATTCTAATGCTAGATGTGACCTCTATGTTGGTATTCAACAAATTTGTAGCAATAAACTTGATCTTTATGTTGGTTTAACTGACTTGCAATGCTAAATTTCTTATTCTTGCATAGATGTACTAGTATAAACCCTGCTAATATACTTTTGTTTGGATTTGTACATACTATAACAAATACTTTGGAATGAACGAACCTGAGAACCCATCTTATACAACCAATCAGCTCCAAGAAAGGATGTAACTGATGATTCTTTTCAATCAAGATATACAGTGACTTTGAAAAAGATGCTCAATTAACGAATGTAAAACTAACAGAAGTATAAATTCGAAGCGATCTTTGGTGAAGGGAGCCACTAACTCAAGCACTAGCTTACCGACATGCTCCAGGACGTACCTGTTTGAGAAGGTCTGATCAGTAATAGATTAATTAGGTTGGTGTTGAGAGTTTTCCATAGTTCGGACAAACGcaattttttttagtaattgCGGTTAGAAACACGCGCCGCACGTGCGCGCGTATGGGGAAGATTCaataagccaaaaaaaaaaaaaactcaacgcGCGCATAAAATATCAACCACccatctctctctgtctctcatCTCTTCTTCGTGTTTCATTTCTTTACATGTAAGCACTGCTTCTGGGTTACACGCAGACATGGCTTCTCTACCGTACGGAGTTTCTAATCTATGCAGAAGCCAAGAGGTTCTGTCTGCAACTGTACAGATTCGTCCGAGTGGTCGACAAATCACAGGTTTTTGTTTTCACAAACCCAAATCGTTTTCCACAAAATATACTAAGATTTAGCAGAAGCGATGGTATAAGTCTTCCTATGTTTGTTGAGATGATGCAGGAGGAGTTAGAGTTGCGAAGAAAGTCTTGTATAATGGATTGACATCATCTGTGAAAATAAGAGAGAGTAAGCAAATAATGAGATGTAGAGTGAGCTCAGAATCATCTACTGAAACTGAAGAAGATTCTGCCACAAAGACCAAGGTCTCATCATCttcaattttatatcataattaTCATTGCTTCATAGTGTCATGTCCTAAAGCAAACTCTTGTTGTGTTTTAATAACTTGGTTTACAGAAGACGCCGTTTGGATACACAAGGAAGGATGTTCTGTTGATAGGAGTCGGAGTTACTGCACTTGGTATCGGGCTAGAGAGTGGCCTTGAGGTAATCCAAGAATCAAGAAGCAAATCATGAATGTTCTTTATTCTCTCTGTGTGTGGCTCTGAGTACGTTTGTTATCATGAACTGTGCAGTATGTGGGAGTAGATCCTTTGCAAGCAGGTAACGCTGTACAGCTGATACTGGTGCTAGGCTTGACATTGGGTTGGATATCGACTTATATCTTTAGGGTCGGTAACAAGGAGATGACTTATGCTCAGCAACTTCGTGACTACGAGTCCCAAGTCATGCAGGTTTGTGATTTCTCTCTTCAAGTACTTTAGCTCTCGGGCTTTATCTAATTTACCCTTAACATATGGTTGGTTTTGTGGCGGGCGCAGAAACGGTTGGAGAGCTTATCTGAGGCTGAGTTAGAGGCATTGATGGAACAAGTTGATGAAGAGAAGCGACAGGTTTAGTAGGCTTAGGCTTCTCTGTTGTTCCAGCCACCTGCAAAGTTAGTAAAAGAATCACAGAAACATTTTGATGTACTTTCTTGTTCCTCAATGTTGGTTGTATGATACACAAAAGAATACAAATCAAAGAATATGTTGAAACGGTTGAAGGAATCTGTCAATCAGACTCACTCAGAGCACGCCACAATACCCCAAGGGCTTTATACAAGATGAATCAAAACACATGGGAACAAAC is drawn from Brassica rapa cultivar Chiifu-401-42 chromosome A05, CAAS_Brap_v3.01, whole genome shotgun sequence and contains these coding sequences:
- the LOC103869626 gene encoding aldose 1-epimerase yields the protein MADQTKNINSPGIFELNNGSLQVKISNFGATITSLSVPDKNGKLADVVLGFDSVDPYVNGLAPYFGCIVGRVANRIKEGKFSLNGADYTLPINNGPNSLHGGNNGFDKKTWEVAGHKKDGDKPFITFKYHSADGEEGYPGAVTVTATYTLTSATTMRLDMEAVPENKDTPISLAQHTYWNLSGHDSGNILDHRIQIWGSHITPVDQHSVPTGELLPVKGTPFDFTEEKRIGERIGEVGIGYDHNYVLDCADQEKDGLKHAAKLRDGESSRVMDLWTDAPGVQFYTGNYVDGVVGKGNAIYGKHAGVCLETQGFPNAINQKSFPCVVVKAGEKYKHTMLFEFSA
- the LOC103869627 gene encoding B3 domain-containing protein At5g25470 isoform X1, giving the protein MKRKKLPEGEEIHQTQSKKSSFSKSLSPGQNWKSKSMRIIPEEILRSNPEAFEHRVVFTAPWNNSWQLWLQGDKNCLFMIKEDWNEFVDDNLLASDDTLRFTHQGTMYFQVRIFKKDGKEILSAPLEVEPPHNSHQEPTTVSASGGGRQSFAHVGNPERYLLNPNNPYFEKTLTKTNTALYVSSPVVKKYELEFGPRNSSMHFLLPDGNKLEGFNKIYSGLHAFLGWANVCQKYNLKQGDTVVCEFELSGRVVIAVRVHFATASNSVSASGRQTSRGRESFDHVESPERYLFNPNNPYFEKTLTKTNSVLYVSPPVIKKYGLEFGPHSSSIDFLLPDGSKMEGFTKSYGGLYGFLGWAAVCQKYNLKPGDSVVCEFELSRGVVSAVRVHFVN
- the LOC103869630 gene encoding uncharacterized protein LOC103869630 → MASLPYGVSNLCRSQEVLSATVQIRPSGRQITGGVRVAKKVLYNGLTSSVKIRESKQIMRCRVSSESSTETEEDSATKTKKTPFGYTRKDVLLIGVGVTALGIGLESGLEYVGVDPLQAGNAVQLILVLGLTLGWISTYIFRVGNKEMTYAQQLRDYESQVMQKRLESLSEAELEALMEQVDEEKRQV
- the LOC103869627 gene encoding B3 domain-containing protein At5g25470 isoform X2, with translation MKRKKLPEGEEIHQTQSKKSSFSKSLSPGQNWKSKSMRIIPEEILRSNPEAFEHRVVFTAPWNNSWQLWLQGDKNCLFMIKEDWNEFVDDNLLASDDTLRFTHQGTMYFQVRIFKKDGKEILSAPLEVEPPHNSHQEPTTVSASGGGRQSFAHVGNPERYLLNPNNPYFEKTLTKTNTALYVSSPVVKKYELEFGPRNSSMHFLLPDGNKLEGFNKIYSGLHAFLGWANVCQKYNLKQGDTVVCEFELSGRVVIAVRVHFATASNSASGRQTSRGRESFDHVESPERYLFNPNNPYFEKTLTKTNSVLYVSPPVIKKYGLEFGPHSSSIDFLLPDGSKMEGFTKSYGGLYGFLGWAAVCQKYNLKPGDSVVCEFELSRGVVSAVRVHFVN